A section of the Flavobacterium sp. CG_23.5 genome encodes:
- a CDS encoding NADH-quinone oxidoreductase subunit J, which yields MIHIPDFANATTIQIIFCVLAFITLITAFLTIFSKNPIHSAIYLVICFFSIAGHYLLLNAQFLAIVHIIVYSGAIMILFLFTIMLMNLNEQKEVHRPRITRLGAIVSFCLICLVLITIFINSKPIVGEYTSTGEDYQSIKVLGKILLNEYMVPFEFASILLLVAMIGTVLLSKKEKLEK from the coding sequence ATGATACACATACCTGATTTTGCAAATGCAACAACGATACAAATTATATTTTGTGTTTTAGCATTTATAACATTAATAACGGCATTTTTGACCATTTTTAGTAAAAACCCAATCCATAGCGCCATTTATTTAGTGATCTGTTTTTTCTCGATTGCGGGTCATTATCTATTGTTGAATGCGCAATTCCTGGCAATAGTTCACATTATTGTTTACTCCGGTGCGATTATGATTCTGTTTTTATTCACCATTATGTTGATGAATTTAAATGAGCAAAAAGAAGTTCACAGACCTAGGATTACAAGACTGGGTGCCATTGTTTCTTTTTGTTTGATCTGTTTAGTTTTGATCACGATTTTTATCAACTCAAAACCTATTGTTGGTGAATACACTTCAACGGGCGAAGATTACCAATCTATAAAAGTATTGGGAAAAATACTCCTAAACGAATATATGGTTCCTTTTGAATTTGCTTCTATATTACTTTTGGTTGCAATGATTGGTACTGTTTTATTGTCTAAAAAAGAAAAATTAGAAAAGTAA
- a CDS encoding ORF6N domain-containing protein, with the protein MNKIIIPNEVITNKIYFIREQKVMLDKDIAELYGVETKRVNEQIKRNISRFPENFMFQLTENEFQNLKSQIATSSWGGTRKLPYVFTEHGVLQLANVVKSERATQMSIKIIEIFVSLREFLNDNLSTKLEIEEIKKKLINHDKNIELVFNYVDELIEKQDSKVERIKIGYKN; encoded by the coding sequence ATGAATAAAATTATTATTCCAAATGAAGTAATAACAAATAAAATCTATTTTATTAGAGAGCAAAAAGTGATGCTTGATAAAGATATAGCTGAACTTTATGGTGTTGAGACAAAGAGGGTTAATGAACAGATTAAAAGAAATATTTCAAGGTTTCCTGAAAATTTTATGTTTCAATTAACTGAAAATGAATTTCAAAACTTGAAGTCGCAAATTGCGACTTCAAGTTGGGGAGGAACACGAAAATTACCATATGTTTTTACAGAACACGGTGTTTTGCAATTAGCAAATGTGGTGAAAAGTGAAAGAGCAACCCAAATGAGCATTAAAATTATTGAAATATTCGTTAGTTTGCGAGAGTTTCTGAATGATAATTTGAGTACAAAATTAGAGATTGAGGAGATAAAGAAAAAGTTAATCAATCACGATAAGAATATTGAATTGGTTTTTAATTATGTGGATGAATTAATTGAAAAACAAGACAGCAAGGTGGAAAGAATAAAGATTGGTTATAAAAATTAA
- the nuoF gene encoding NADH-quinone oxidoreductase subunit NuoF: protein MSQKILLDKINIPGIKTYEVYRQNGGYASVEKALKTLTPDEVVEEVKTSGLRGRGGAGFPAGMKWSFIDKKSGKPRHLVCNADESEPGTFKDRYLMEFIPHLLIEGMITSSYALGANLSYIYIRGEYMWVYKILERAINEAKAAGFLGKNILGSGYDLELYVHCGAGAYICGEETALIESLEGKRGNPRIKPPFPAISGLWANPTVVNNVETIAAVPWIVNNSGAEYAKIGIGRSTGTKLISASGHIKNPGVYEIELGLSVYEFMNSDEYLGGMSSDRPLKAFVPGGSSVPVLPAHLIYKTANGEDRLMSYESLSDGGFATGSMLGSGGFIVYNDTSCIVRNTWNFSRFYHHESCGQCSPCREGTGWMEKVLHRIENGHGREEDIDLLLSIQSKIEGNTICPLGDAAAWPVAAAIRHFRDEFEYHIRFPEKIKNRDHFVAEPFEKVKHLVSKVIV, encoded by the coding sequence ATGTCACAAAAAATATTATTAGACAAAATAAATATTCCAGGAATTAAAACCTACGAAGTATACCGTCAAAACGGTGGTTATGCTTCAGTAGAAAAAGCCCTAAAAACATTAACACCGGACGAAGTGGTCGAAGAAGTGAAAACTTCAGGATTGCGTGGTCGTGGTGGTGCAGGTTTCCCGGCAGGAATGAAATGGAGTTTTATTGATAAAAAATCAGGAAAACCAAGACATTTAGTTTGTAACGCCGATGAATCAGAACCAGGAACTTTCAAAGACCGTTATTTGATGGAATTTATTCCTCATTTATTGATTGAAGGAATGATTACTTCCAGTTATGCTTTGGGTGCAAACCTATCCTACATCTACATTCGTGGAGAGTACATGTGGGTTTATAAAATATTAGAAAGAGCCATAAATGAAGCAAAAGCTGCCGGATTTTTGGGTAAAAATATATTGGGTTCAGGTTACGATTTAGAACTTTATGTTCATTGTGGTGCCGGAGCTTACATTTGTGGTGAAGAAACAGCCTTGATTGAATCATTGGAAGGAAAAAGAGGAAATCCTCGTATCAAGCCACCATTTCCTGCGATTTCAGGACTTTGGGCAAATCCAACGGTTGTGAATAACGTAGAGACTATTGCCGCTGTGCCTTGGATTGTAAACAATTCGGGTGCGGAATATGCTAAAATTGGTATTGGTCGTTCAACAGGAACCAAATTGATTTCGGCTTCAGGGCATATCAAAAACCCTGGTGTTTACGAAATTGAATTGGGTTTGAGTGTTTATGAATTCATGAATTCTGATGAATATTTAGGTGGGATGAGTTCTGACAGACCTTTGAAAGCTTTTGTACCGGGAGGAAGTTCTGTTCCCGTTTTACCTGCGCATTTAATTTATAAAACGGCAAACGGTGAAGATCGTTTAATGTCATACGAATCGTTAAGTGACGGTGGATTTGCAACGGGTTCTATGTTGGGATCAGGTGGATTTATCGTTTATAATGATACGTCTTGTATTGTTCGTAATACTTGGAATTTCTCTCGTTTTTACCATCATGAAAGCTGTGGACAATGTTCTCCATGTCGTGAAGGTACAGGCTGGATGGAAAAAGTATTACACCGAATAGAAAACGGTCACGGTCGTGAAGAAGATATCGATTTGTTGTTGAGTATTCAAAGTAAAATTGAAGGAAATACCATTTGTCCATTAGGTGACGCGGCAGCTTGGCCAGTAGCAGCAGCAATTCGTCATTTTAGAGATGAGTTTGAATACCACATTCGTTTCCCGGAAAAAATAAAAAATAGAGATCATTTCGTTGCGGAACCTTTTGAAAAAGTAAAGCATTTGGTTTCTAAAGTAATCGTATAA
- a CDS encoding NuoI/complex I 23 kDa subunit family protein has product MSIESISLSGRKKQVSNKEMTFWERMYLVAIVKGLIITIQHLFTRKVTIQYPEQVREMSPVYRGQHQLKRDEQGRENCTACGLCALSCPAEAITMTAEERRADEKHLYREEKYASIYEINMLRCIFCGLCEEACPKDAIYLTTSKVLVPSSYEREDFIFGKDKLVMPLDIAMKNAQLKNAN; this is encoded by the coding sequence ATGTCAATAGAAAGTATATCCTTATCGGGAAGAAAAAAGCAAGTCTCTAACAAGGAGATGACTTTTTGGGAAAGAATGTATCTTGTTGCGATTGTCAAAGGTTTGATAATTACGATTCAGCATTTATTCACCAGAAAAGTTACGATTCAATATCCAGAACAAGTGCGGGAGATGAGTCCTGTTTATCGCGGTCAACACCAGTTGAAACGGGATGAACAAGGTCGTGAAAACTGTACCGCCTGTGGTTTATGTGCCTTGTCTTGCCCTGCAGAAGCTATTACCATGACGGCTGAAGAACGCAGAGCAGATGAAAAACATTTATATAGAGAAGAAAAATATGCTTCGATATATGAGATTAATATGTTGCGTTGTATCTTCTGTGGATTGTGTGAAGAAGCGTGTCCGAAAGATGCGATTTATTTAACTACATCGAAAGTATTGGTTCCTTCCAGTTATGAAAGAGAAGATTTTATTTTTGGAAAAGATAAATTGGTCATGCCTTTAGATATCGCAATGAAAAATGCTCAATTAAAAAACGCTAATTAA
- the nuoK gene encoding NADH-quinone oxidoreductase subunit NuoK, with translation MNNILNQIGIENYIFLSVILFCIGVFGVLYRRNAIIVFMSIEIMLNAVNLLFVAFSTYHQDAQGQVFVFFSMAVAAAEVAVGLAILVSIFRNLGSITIDNLKNLKG, from the coding sequence ATGAACAATATTTTAAACCAAATTGGTATTGAAAATTATATATTCCTTAGCGTAATACTTTTTTGTATTGGCGTTTTTGGGGTGTTATACAGACGAAATGCGATTATCGTATTTATGTCAATCGAAATAATGCTGAATGCAGTGAATCTTTTGTTCGTAGCATTTTCTACTTATCATCAAGATGCGCAAGGACAAGTTTTTGTGTTTTTCTCGATGGCAGTGGCCGCTGCTGAAGTTGCTGTTGGATTAGCCATATTAGTTTCAATATTTAGAAATTTAGGCTCAATTACTATCGATAATCTAAAAAACTTAAAAGGATAA
- a CDS encoding complex I 24 kDa subunit family protein, giving the protein MERTYHKQEINITEALMSRINELISHYPEDKRKSALLPVLHEVQDAHENWLSIELMDKVAEIIQIKPIEVYEVVSFYTMYNQRPIGKYMFEFCQTSPCCLNGVEDLMVYTCEKLGVKVGEPTPDGLFEVRGVECLGACGYAPMMQLGDFYKEHLTAAKIDQLIEDCKNDTILLHDK; this is encoded by the coding sequence ATGGAAAGAACCTATCACAAACAAGAAATAAATATAACCGAAGCATTGATGAGTCGCATCAATGAGTTAATCAGTCATTATCCTGAAGATAAAAGAAAATCGGCTTTGTTGCCTGTTTTACATGAAGTTCAAGATGCTCACGAGAATTGGTTGAGTATCGAATTGATGGATAAAGTAGCCGAAATTATTCAAATTAAGCCAATCGAGGTATATGAAGTTGTTTCGTTTTATACGATGTACAACCAAAGACCAATTGGGAAATACATGTTCGAATTTTGCCAAACTTCCCCATGTTGTTTGAATGGAGTGGAGGATTTAATGGTTTATACCTGTGAGAAATTAGGTGTAAAAGTGGGTGAACCTACTCCCGATGGTTTATTTGAAGTGAGAGGAGTTGAATGTTTAGGCGCTTGTGGTTACGCTCCAATGATGCAATTAGGCGATTTTTATAAAGAACATTTGACGGCTGCAAAAATCGACCAGTTAATTGAAGATTGCAAAAACGATACAATACTATTACACGATAAATAA
- a CDS encoding 2Fe-2S iron-sulfur cluster-binding protein: MKVTIDGQSIEVEPGTTILQAARMIGGEVVPPAMCYYSKLKGSGGKCRCCLVEVAKGSEADPRPMPKLMASCVTGCMDGMEVNSKSSPRVTEARKSVTEFLLINHPLDCPVCDQAGECDLQNLSFEHGKSETRFIEEKRTFEPENIGDNIQLHMNRCILCYRCVMVADQLTDDRVHGVMDRGDHSNISTCISKAIDNEFSGNMIDVCPVGALTDKTFRFKSRVWFSKPYNAHRNCPTCSGKTTVWMFGDEIQRVTGRKDEYHEVDEFICNGCRFDHKEISDWTIEGPRAFEKDSVINQNKYNRKLEKVEIATEEHILLGREEDRKKISMAEIPLTEEDIINQKSLGNNG, encoded by the coding sequence ATGAAAGTAACAATAGACGGACAGTCAATAGAAGTAGAACCAGGAACAACAATCCTACAGGCAGCACGTATGATAGGTGGAGAAGTAGTTCCCCCTGCGATGTGCTATTATTCTAAACTAAAAGGAAGCGGTGGAAAATGCCGTTGTTGTTTAGTGGAAGTTGCAAAAGGAAGTGAAGCCGACCCAAGACCAATGCCAAAATTAATGGCATCTTGTGTAACGGGTTGTATGGACGGAATGGAAGTGAACAGCAAATCTTCGCCAAGGGTAACCGAAGCAAGAAAATCTGTAACAGAGTTTTTATTGATCAATCACCCATTAGATTGTCCTGTTTGTGACCAAGCTGGTGAATGTGATTTGCAAAATTTAAGCTTTGAACACGGGAAATCAGAAACTCGTTTTATAGAAGAAAAAAGAACATTTGAGCCTGAAAACATTGGTGATAACATTCAATTACACATGAATCGTTGTATCCTTTGCTATCGTTGCGTTATGGTTGCAGATCAATTGACTGACGATCGCGTGCACGGTGTAATGGATAGAGGAGATCATTCAAATATATCGACTTGTATTTCTAAGGCAATCGACAACGAGTTCTCTGGAAATATGATTGACGTATGCCCTGTAGGAGCATTGACGGATAAAACGTTTAGATTTAAATCTAGAGTTTGGTTCAGCAAGCCTTATAATGCACACAGAAATTGTCCTACTTGTTCTGGAAAAACTACAGTTTGGATGTTTGGTGATGAAATCCAGCGTGTTACCGGAAGAAAAGACGAATACCATGAAGTAGATGAATTTATTTGTAATGGATGTCGTTTTGATCACAAAGAAATTTCAGATTGGACCATTGAAGGACCGAGAGCATTCGAAAAAGATTCGGTTATCAACCAAAATAAATACAACAGAAAATTAGAGAAAGTTGAAATCGCTACCGAAGAACATATTCTTCTTGGTAGAGAGGAAGACCGTAAGAAAATTAGTATGGCCGAAATTCCATTGACCGAAGAAGATATTATAAATCAAAAAAGTTTGGGCAATAATGGATAG
- the nuoH gene encoding NADH-quinone oxidoreductase subunit NuoH yields MDSTIIIEKSIIIVAVFALTMLMAMYSTWAERKVAAWLQDRVGPNRAGPFGLFQPLADGLKLFSKEEFEPNTPNRFLFFVGPAIAMSTALMTSAVIPWGDRLHLFGRDILLQATDLNIGLLYFFGVVSVGVYGIMIGGWASNNKFSLMGAVRAASQMVSYEVAMGLSMIALLMMTGTLSLREISAQQSGMNWNVFYQPLSFIIFLICAFAETNRTPFDLAECESELIGGYHTEYSSMKMGFYLFAEYANMFISSTILAVLFFGGYNYPGMSWVVENWGVNIANVMGFGALFIKLCGFIFFYMWVRWTIPRFRYDQLMHLGWRILIPLSIINIIITGIVILRADIATYLGF; encoded by the coding sequence ATGGATAGTACTATTATAATAGAGAAAAGCATCATTATTGTAGCAGTTTTTGCTTTGACAATGTTGATGGCAATGTATTCCACTTGGGCTGAACGAAAAGTTGCCGCTTGGCTTCAAGATCGTGTTGGTCCTAACAGAGCGGGTCCTTTTGGATTGTTTCAACCGCTTGCCGATGGTTTAAAATTATTCTCGAAAGAGGAATTTGAACCGAATACACCAAACAGATTTTTGTTTTTTGTAGGTCCGGCAATTGCAATGAGTACGGCATTAATGACTAGCGCCGTGATTCCTTGGGGAGACAGGTTACACTTGTTTGGAAGAGATATTTTATTGCAAGCTACCGACTTAAATATTGGATTGTTATACTTTTTTGGAGTTGTTTCAGTGGGTGTTTACGGAATCATGATTGGTGGTTGGGCATCAAATAATAAGTTCTCTTTGATGGGAGCGGTTCGTGCTGCTTCGCAAATGGTATCTTATGAAGTTGCCATGGGACTTTCTATGATTGCTTTGTTGATGATGACCGGAACTTTGAGTTTAAGAGAGATTTCGGCACAACAATCAGGGATGAATTGGAATGTTTTTTATCAGCCATTATCTTTTATTATATTTTTAATTTGTGCTTTTGCAGAAACGAATAGAACTCCTTTCGACTTAGCGGAATGCGAAAGTGAATTGATTGGAGGGTATCACACGGAATATTCATCGATGAAAATGGGATTCTATTTATTTGCTGAATATGCGAATATGTTTATCTCATCCACAATTTTAGCTGTTTTATTCTTTGGAGGATATAATTATCCTGGAATGAGTTGGGTAGTTGAAAATTGGGGTGTAAATATTGCTAATGTTATGGGATTTGGTGCTTTGTTTATCAAATTATGCGGGTTTATATTTTTCTACATGTGGGTTCGTTGGACCATTCCAAGATTCAGATACGATCAGTTGATGCATTTGGGTTGGAGAATATTAATTCCATTGTCAATCATTAATATCATAATTACCGGAATTGTAATTTTGCGAGCAGATATTGCTACTTATTTAGGGTTCTAG